Proteins encoded together in one Jaculus jaculus isolate mJacJac1 chromosome 7, mJacJac1.mat.Y.cur, whole genome shotgun sequence window:
- the Wdr20 gene encoding WD repeat-containing protein 20 isoform X11, with protein sequence MATEGGGKEMNEIKTQFTTREGLYKLLPHSEYSRPNRVPFNSQGSNPVRVSFVNLNDQSGNGDRLCFNVGRELYFYIYKGVRKMTYTWEAIC encoded by the coding sequence ATGGCGacggagggaggagggaaggagatgaACGAGATTAAGACCCAATTCACCACCCGGGAAGGTCTGTACAAGCTGCTGCCGCATTCGGAGTACAGCCGGCCCAACCGGGTGCCTTTCAACTCGCAGGGATCCAACCCTGTCCGCGTCTCCTTCGTAAACCTCAACGACCAGTCTGGCAACGGCGACCGCCTCTGCTTCAATGTGGGCCGGGAGCTCTACTTCTATATCTACAAGGGGGTCCGCAAG